agtaaatctaggtcaccccttatctagttaattatttaatacctaatctaccctcctaattaattttggatgataattagttagtgttaataatacttagtgtaatgattagtgagattaaaaaatcagatggtttttttcttTCCAAAGAAGTAGAATTTTTGAGAgaataaagttagagaagatgaagaaggaaaacatgaaaaacgatggattttaccaaccacaaccggaggaagggtatttgggtacccatgtatgcttcaaacttagataatgttggttgaattgctccaaactttcaaaaaaatgaaattttttatgtagatttgtgccagttcggttaccatatgtcaagaacatgtaaccgaacacacctgaaagtgtagttcggttacgttttccaaacacgcaggttaccgaactcgctcgttaatggaggttttggtcgtacagtgtaatgttcggttacctaagaTAAAattgtaggtaaccgaactttgaacttaacaatttatttgggtacatcttgtgtgttcggttagttcgcaaacttgaacgcaaccaagttcccaaccaaaCCTAATAGGAAAAGAACATTTCTATTTTGTTTAACCCTAAAGTTCGGCTACATGGaaattttacaattttttttgCGATCGAACCGAACTCGTAGGTCATAGTTCGGTGCTTAAAATACTCAAAAGAATGGGAATAACAAcaaggttcggttacataaaaaaattctttctaattattttaaccctacagttcggtGACATAgaaattttacaatttctttgAGATCGAACCGAACTTAACCTTTAAAAAATTAGAAGTTCATGgcttgagttcggttacttgtaaaattgtgtaggtaaccgaactcaacctttaaaaaaaatcataagttCAAGGCTTGAGTTCGGTAACTTGTAAAATTTTGTAGGTAAGGTTACATAATCTGAATCACTtataaccgaactgttcttcgtgttcttcaattcaGTGAGTTCGGTTAGGAACCTAGGGCAAATAGAAAACACGATCtaaccgaacccaacactgtaactaccattccaaggctattttgatgatttttattcaattgaatcgatgaaaaacaaattaaaatgaaTGGGTTTGTCGAGAAATACCCGTGTATGATTTCTATTCAActgaatcgatgaaaaacaaattaaactGAATGATTCATATTTTGATGAAGAcgagtttgaaatgaagaagaagaagagaggaagaggaAAACGAGTATGGAATGGTTGAGTGGGTGCGacagatttttttttagattagaaTTAATCACGGTTAGGGTTAGTATTAGGGTTAATGTTATTAGGTTAAGGGCAAATTAGTAAACTTACTAAGTATGATTATTGTTAGGACATTCCTTATCATGTGAGGTGGAtgacctaataagaccatggtccccaaaaaaatcacGGTCCCCAAAAAATGATTCAAAAATAAAGCTAGGAATTACTCTAAGTCTCTAACTTATTCTAATTCAAACCCAACGATAAATAAAGCTTACAAATTATTATGTGAAAACTACGTGGAGACCCATTTTCATGATTGAGGCCCAAAGAAGACAGTTTATACTAGACAGTCACAGAATGGACCACATCATACAGCGGGAGGGACACTGTCACTGTCTGAGCAAGTAGGGGTCAAGGTTCTTGCTAGACCGGGGGCATTAATCTCATGTGATTGCGCATCCTCTCAATGTTATATATAATCAAAGATGAGATTGTTGGAGTTATTAAGAGCCCCGCAACCACCCTTTTCTGAGGTGATTACTGATTAGATTTAAAAGATTGGTAGAGAAGAGAAGAAAGTAGAATCACCCACCCACTGAAAGGTTCTCCTCCAAATCATACACACATACCGCCGTATTTTAAATTGCTGCGGAAAAAACACGCCATGCATTTCAACGGTTAAGTCAAAAAAGATGAGCCCTTCTCCCTCATCTCTCTCCGTAAGAAAGGCGAAAAATGGAGGGAAGAAAATATCAGTTGACTAAACAATAATACCGACAAGGATATTTCAATAATAATCTGATCTGATTCCCTTATTTCTCTAACCACCCGTCTATTAAATATGAACCCTAAAATATTACACCAGTGACACCTATGCCACGTGCCCATTAATGGTCGATATATACACATCGttaatctttccatattttgagttTCACGCAACTCAAGACGCGCCAATTCTTCTCTGGCATTTCCTCAAATCCCTGGTTGCGTCTcctgagaaagaaagaaaagaaaaaacgaaaaatctCTTTACGTATCAGGAGGATTCCAccaggatttttttttgtttcttcaagGCAATCCTTGTTTGAAGAGGAATCATAAGGTAATCTATtgaagttctttgtattttcaattgaggaagaaaaaaaaaggaggcAGAGAAAATTGCAATGGCGGAGTTTGATTCTGGTAAGAGAAAACCAAGAGATGTTGAAATCTCGGATGCCAAAGTGCCAGAAACTGCTCATCAAATTAGTCAAGGTAATTTCCTATATTGATTTTGATGTGAAAATGGAAACGTAATAAggattttttatgttgttgtacaCCCTATTTTGGTATGTGGTTGATGTGTTTAAGAAAATAAATCCATGATTTATTTTGTTGATTAGTAGTTAATTCAATAATTATGTATttgtgatttttatttgagtttttgataAGAGTTTTTTGTGTTGTTGTTTTGAATGTATAGATTCATGGCTACAAATTGCTTTTATACTTACCACCGGTATAAACAGTGCCTATGTATTGGGATATTCCGGCACGGTTATGGTTCCTTTAGGTTGGGTAGGAGGTTCAGTTGGTTTGGTTTTCGCAGCGGCTTTGTCGTTGTATGCCAATGTTCTTCTTGCCAAAATTCACGAGCTTGGTGGAAAGAGACATATCAGATACAGAGATCTTGCTGGCCATATCTATGGTATATTCGAGTAACCGACATTTCTTTTAAATTTCTGTTTAGATGTAAGAGATGATTACTAGCAGTTTTATGCAATAACTCGGTATTACTTCTAAATTGCAGGAAAGAATGCCTATGCTCTTACATGGGCATTGCAGTACATAAATCTATTCATGATTAACACGGGTTATATCATTTTAGCTGGTCAAGCTCTCAAGGTAAGACCGCTGACCTGAGTGTGAAAGATGCAATTTGTATCTAGTTacttttgtgttttgttttcaaaGTGCGTGGTTCTGTAGACTAACACTGAAGAAATTAAAGTCTCTCCATCAATAGAACTTTGCTTTTGCAACTCTTTTTTACACAGGATGGTATAATGTTATGTCCACTGTTCGTCTTTGATGCTCTTTCTCATTTCCACAGGCTATGTACGTTCTTTTCAGGGATGATCATGTAATGAAGCTCCCTTACTTCATTGTAATAGCTGGGTTTGTTTGTGCTTTGTTCGCCTTTGGTGTACCACATTTATCAGCTCTGAGGATTTGGCTAGGATTTTCAAATTTCTTCAGTATCATATACATCGTCATAGCATTTATATTGGCGCTTAACGACGGTAGGTACTTCTGAAATCATCTCACATACCTGTGCATATACAAGAAAACTTACTGATTGGCCGAAACATAACTTAAAGACGAATAAAACTGTCTTCTGTTCAtaatatttttagaaattgtattagtCCTACTTGAAAATAGCAACTATCACTTCTTATTCCTTTGCACTTTTATATTTTCTCATCCCTATTTGGTTTTATTAGGATTGCAATTTCTATAATATTTCCTCTTATTATCTATTCTTCGGCTAGCTTTGATCAAGTAGTTTCTCGATCTACTGCATCGCAACTCTTAAATTTCTTGGGTAGATTTTCTTACTCTAAAACAAGTTCTTTATTCTTGTAGGCAAGAAGGCTTCACCTAGAGACTACAACATTCCGGGTACAACAGCAACCAAGATTTTTTCCTGTATCGGTGGATTTGCAAATCTCTTTTTCTCATTCAATACAGGAATGCTTCCAGAGATACAGGTTGGTCAAGCAAATGATATGCGCGTTATTGGATAATTTAtctagaatacaaaatacaactCATCTAAAATATTATCCATTATATATACACCCTAGACTGTTAAGTGTCACAGTTTTTGTGTGACCACTGTAACCTAGTTGTTTTATGGTTGTACCTTACAAGGTGAATGCCtaaaaatgaggataattttgCGGTTATCTTCCTAACAAAGCCTACCCCTCATCACTATTTTAGCCAATCAACCAGAATTTACAAATGGAGTATTGCCTCTTTAGTACTGATATATATTCCAAATTTTGAACCTTGTAACTTGACTTATATATTTATTCAAAGTTGATGCAAGTGTCAGTGAACTTCTcacctttttcttctttatttccaGGCAACAGTGAAACAGCCGGTGGTTGGCAACATGGTGAAAGCTCTCGTCTTTCAGTTCACAATTGGACTTGTACCTATGTACGCCATTACTTTAATGGGATACTGGGCTTACGGAAACGAAACATCGGCATACCTTCTTAACAATGTCTCAGGTCCAGTATGGGTGAAAGCAGTTGCCAACATTTCAGCCTTTTTGCAGTCTGTCATCGCGTTACATGTACTCATCTTCATCCTGATTTTTTTGTTCCATCTATGGGACGGGATGCCTTTTCTTTTCCCATTCTGATTGCCTTCACCTTTCTTACTGCACTAAcaatgtttttctttcttttggataTTCTAGATTTTTGCGAGTCCAATGTACGAATACTTGGATACAAAGTTTGGTCCAACTAAAGGAGGTGCATTTTCTCCAAGCCATATCTCATTCAGAGTTCTCGTACGAGGGGGTTACCTAACTGTAAACACCTTAGTGTCAGCTCTTCTACCTTTCCTCGGAGATTTCATGAGTTTAACAGGGGCCTTCAGCACATTTCCACTCACATTTATCCTCGCAAATCATATGTACCTAATGGCGAAGAAGCATATGCTTTCAATGCCACAAAAATCCTGGCATTGGCTCAATATCACATTTTTTAGTGTAATGTCTGTTGCTGCAGGGGTTTCAGCCGTGAGGCTAATCCTAGCTGACTCCAAAACTTACAACATTTTTGCGGATCTCTAAAGACCTGACGAAGTACTAAATCTAATTCAGATATTCCGGCTGTTTATGCTTCAGCATAGTAATGTCACgggttatttttcttctttttcgagTCATTCTTCCATATGAAATGTGGAAGGTCTAATATTCGAGCCTGAAAAGGACCAATTAAATCACTTAATATATATTTTGCTGCTCTCTTAAAGATCTGGTATATTTTAACTTAGTAGAATAATTATAGCATTTTCGGTGTTCCAACAGTGTCGAATCCCAGTTACTACCATATTTGAGTTATTCTGGCTTTCAAGTCCTAGGGTTTATTTTTCATCTGTTCCACGGACTGTGATTTTAAAGATCTTGGTTGCTCTTAATTTCTATATTTTTATCATTCTTATACTTGATTAGAGGTAGTGCTTCATTTGTGATGCTTTTTTCCTTCCTTTCTCCCCTGTTACATCAAAAGATATCCATGTCAAGTACAGCTACCCTTGGGTGCAAATTAGTCTTGGACCACTTTAATCAATGGGTATTATGCCCTACAGCATGGTGTCTGCTTAATTCATCAAAACCACATTCTGACTATAGATTCCCCTTAACAGTTTACACAATATAGAGATATGGAAAATATAAACAGTTGTTTCAAGAGCAAAGAGAAGCTAACAATTAGAATAATTTCCCCATTCATTCGATTTCAAGAGAAATACTTGAAAAAAGTAATATACTGATGCATTTAAAAAATATGAATTCATATATTTTGTATCCAAACTCAGTCATCATAACACATGCGTTTGCCAATTTACGCGAAAAAGATAATTAGAGAAATTCCACTTCTCTGCTGATCTACTTTTTGAACTCTGTTCAACTAAACATACCAAATCCAGTTCCTAagaaaatgttagtaaaaagtgtTGACATACCCATTCAACGTACACATTGTATTTCATACACGTCTTCCTCTGACCTATATCACCCAGATACGAGCTTTACAACTATTGTGATCGCGTTGAGAACTATAAGTGGTAATCTCAGATACTGAGTCGCATAAATGAGCCCTATAAGTTGCCCCTTCAACGACTTTGTCCTGCCACCAGAGACTTCTGCAAAGCTCCATCCTCTAGGAGCAAGGAAACGATCCTCATTCAATATTGCTAATGCATTCGCAAGAAGCAAAAAGCCTTCCAATAGAGTCCACAAACCCataattctgcaacaaaattaacagttcAGTATAATCATGAGGCAACCCACTTATATAGAATCAAAATCACAAACAAAGAAAGCCTGATAATTGACAACGGAAAGAATCAGACACACATCAAGAGAAGAACTAGTTTTGTGCTTTTCTGTGCAACGGGATTGACCAAAGCATAATTAACCAACAAACTGATAGGATAACTTAAGGATAATTAGTGCCATACGATGAACAACCTGGAAGCAGTGAAAATTTGACATAAATATGTGACTAGCAAACATGCAGATCCAtactccaaagtccaaaatataGAAATACAACAAACATAAAAAAGTGTGCATCTTTTCAGTTTTACTTCACGCCCCTCTGATGAACCCAAACCCCAGCTGGTGTAGATCTATTTGGCATTTATAAAATCTCAGAGTTAGAATCTTTACAACAAACCTCAACTCAACCTTTCTGTATAATGACATATTCTACACATCAAAGATGTACAGTCAGTAATCTGCTGCAGCAAACCCGAATTCCACCTATTTGTATAATAACATATTCAATTTGTTTGTAATTTCTACTGAAACTTCCGCTTGTTTTTGGACCCTTTGATATTTTGCAACATAGTGTAGAGATATGGCTGTAAAAGACTAAAATCAGCTTCATATTAAAGCATTTTGGCAATGTTGCACATGATAATAAGAAATGTTGATGTTACTGTATACGAGATTCTACACAACTTTCATCTCTCTTTTTTGTCTGCAACACTGCATTTTCACCAGTGCTTAGCCAAAAACTAACGAACGACAATTTGGATAGAGACCGTGCTTGCAGAATTCATACATTTATGGCACAGTATGCATAAAAGATGCAACCTTAATTTTCCTAGTATCAGCTTGCagcacaaaatatatatagaAAATCTGCAAACTAAGCTATTCAAACAAACATAGCAATCGAGAATGGGAAATCAAAAAATAGAAAAGCAGATACTACATTACCATCGAACATTGAGAAATTTTGTTTTCTAATAATAAATCTATTGATTTGATCAGGGTATCCTACAATATGATCTTCAAAAGACACAATGGattttgtaatgtgaactacaaaaAGGAAGACGGGGACTGACGAATTAAGTACACACTAATGATCCCTCAAAAGAAAAAGTAGACCTAATGGGATCCTGAAACAAACAGCAGCATTGCTAGGAAGGATCAACTATGAGAAACATCACAGTTTCTGTATCTGCATTTTCATCTCCATCATTCctctttccactttctttctttttctcttttctttttctatacCTTTCATAAAAAAGGGTTACAGGCCAAGCAAGGTTGTATGTTATATTGGTAGTATGTACATTACCTTTGAAGTTGGGGAGAAGAAGGTTGATCAGTAGAAGAGTGTGGTAGTGGTACCAGTCTCCAGATAACTACTTATCATTTCCTTCTGAAATTTATTTGATACTAATTTCCTACATATATCTATACTTGACAGGACAGTTACGATGATTGCTCAGTCTGTTAACCTAATAATGCACATTATATACAATGAACTGATTCTTATCAAATTTCATCCCTAAAACATTAACTACTTCGAAACTGAAAATTCACTAAGTTTCTTCTCGAGTTTGTTTGCAgtttaacttcataaaagctTCATAAATCCAACACCTCCTACTCAATTGTATTTTCAAAACCCCAGAATAAAAACTCTACTTGTTTTTCTAGACCAACCCCGAACCATGTGCAATTTGTGTGTAGTTTTTAGTGAACCTTTCATAGATCTACATGCAATATGGTACAGAATACAGATCTCCAGATCCTActgtatttttttttcatctgaAATTCTCTCCTACATGATTCCACACTTGACGACAAATACTGATTCTCATTCCTAAAACATTTCACTGTTTCTTAACCAAAAATTCAATAATTATATCTCTATTTAAGTTTCTCTAGAACCCATAACATTCCAAATCAATTGCACCAAACATAAAAAGACTCCAGATCAATTTCAGGAAGAGCAAACCATAATTTATCAAGTCAACAACTAGATCTATGTCTTGGGTTAAATTTTTAATGTAAGACGACCAAAATAAACATGATTAACGAACACAAAGAAATTTCAGGtcaatttctaaaccctaaataaatgagATAACTAAGaagatacaaaaaaacaaaaaaaattaacgaGCACAAACAAATTTCAGTATGTACTCAATGAGCCGAAGAAGGAAGAAAGCGAGAGGGAGAGAAGAATGGGTACCTGTAAGCGAGGGGGAGAGAAGATAGAGCAGAGCAGAGTGGCGTTTAAGAGAATTTGGGGACAAGGAAAAGGAAGAAAATTCAATAAACTATAAATCCAGCGTGTAGGGGTATTTATTGTAATAGTAAGTTTACTTAAAGGGTATAATGGTAAATTGAAACATAATTAAACGGTAAGAGAaggggaaagaaaaagaaaattctgGTCTCCTAATTTGCCCAGTTTTCTCTGAATCTTTAGGGTTCATCAGTTCTCAGTAAGCTTGAAACTCTTCCGTTTTCAATTTCCGTCATATATATTTGTACGCTCATGATTTAACGATTTCAGTGTATCTTTATTTCAGTTTCTCTCGATTCATAGAAGTAAATATTGGTGATCTTACTTTAATCAGGGAGGAATTGGGGGTTTGGAGTTGCATCTTATTCTTCCCTAATTCTTGCTTTTTACTAACAAACTCAATTGAGGTAGTTAtggttctctttttttcttcctttcaaCATAAAGTTTTTATACAAACAACAATACATAATTACACTGAGCATCTACAATACCTTGTCATTATCTTACAAGGGGACATTGATTGTTCAAATTCTTTTAGTGGCACCCTTCAACGGCTACCTCGGCTTATTCGTTATCCGTTGCCTTGATCAAATTCCTCTTTAGCTGCAATCAGTGCACCTGCATGATCTCATCTGACCTTAGCTATCCCTTGCCTTTGAAATAGAAAGCACAAAGCTCCTAGATGAGTATAGGGATAAAAGAAGCATCATCAAAGTTTAGTTTTTACCATTTAGACAAGATCACATCTATCCTACCCCTCATGTAGAGTAGAGGGGTTTAAGCATGAGAGTATTGTATCATGTTGCTGTTATAGTCAAGTTAGTGCCTCTGATATCtgcgtatatatattttttttccctttAATTTTGGGCACCTAACCTTTGACCATGTCATGCCAATGTAGGAAAGCTGTACCCCTTGTGTTTGTGAACGCCCAAATTTTATTGGTCTGGTTTCAATGCCATGTAGCATTGTGCATATAGTATTGTTTGGCCATCCTGGTTTAATTATTGAAAATTTGAGCATAAAACGTTTAAAACACTACATCTCAGTCTTTTTAGACTGTAGTATTTGTAAATAAGTTTAAAGTGTTAAACTATAAGGCGTTTAACACTACATTTTTTGCATACATAAAAAAGTCAAACCAGTTCCAAGCTCACTTACTGGTCGAGTCTTACCTCTTTAACCACAGTCACTGAATGAAGCTGTTCATGTCAAAGGACCGATTTCCACTTGGTCAAAGAATGAGATGATCAACCACCATTTTAGAACGAGTTGCATATACCTCATCTGCCTAGGAAAGATGAATTGCGAGGTTTGTAAATTTCATAGCAGAACTCCTAATTAATTAGGAAGAAACAAAAAGAGCTTCCTGATTACATTTACTTTTGCTGGCAAAATTGGCGTATATTCTTATGGGTTGTGTGCTACGTGAGTTTTCAAGCAACAGTTTCACTGGTTACCGTTATGTTCCACTAGCATGTGAATAAGTTAAGAGTCTGATACAACTTGTCAGACATGCTATAAAAGAGACCTGATAAGTTACTCGTATATTGAGCCAGGAACCCAGGTTATCAAAATGAAATACCTGCCGAAGAGTTTCCGAGACATCTTAGTTGTGTCTAATGTGCTTGCTGTTAAAGTTAAAAAACTTGGAGGTAATAGATTAAGGGGTTCTGGAGTTTAATTTATGACCAGTAATTGCAGTAATTGACACCTGAACTGTTGTTTCTTCTTATTGATTATCCCTCAAACCAAAAGGGGTAATCCCAAATCAGGGTTCACGATAAAAATCAAGTGCCGAGGGAGTTCAGGTCAACCTAGTGATTGTCCAATGACGGTCTGCCCACGGCCTATAATTCATTCTGGGAGCCAGAGATTATACAGGCTcgataaaaaaccaaaaattttgaaCTGGAAATCATCCTGCTACAATTGTCATATTGGCGTATTTTTTACAGTAAAAAAATCATCTaactatataaatatatttgtattATCCCTCATTCTAATGCCAACCTTCTTTTGGAGAAAAGAAGCATTAAAGTTTAGTTTGTTAGGTGGTTTTTCCATTCAGAAGTACGTTATCTTTTTCATCTGTACAAGTAATGTTGTGTGCTCTTGTGTATCTGTTGCAAAGATAAACATGATGAGATATCCAAGTTTCCGTGTTTGTGTTTCGTTGTTAATATGATTCTTAAAATGTTTGTGGTGGATGATGAAGGGATGGCAGGAGTGAGGGATAGAACCGAGGATTTGAAGGACACTGTTCGCTCTGTAGCTCTTTCCCTAGAATATGATGAGGTATGAGGAAATTTTTGATctgtgattttattttttatgtattaatCTTGATGTTATAGTTAGAATTCTAAGTTTATGATTCTGTTGTGTTTTTGACAGTCAAAAATAGCTTCAATACTAGCTTCTTTTATTATACGCAAGCCAAGACAGAAGTCTCCCTTTACTAAAGCCGCGTTGAAAACGGTATGCAAAGTACAACTATATGCTCAGAGATTCTTGTCATCTTTTCTTGTTGCTAATAGTGTTTCTGCTTAGTTCTTATTGCTCTTACCATTTCTAGCTTGAAAGTATTGAAGCCTTGGATAAGTTCATTGTGAAGCACCGGAAGGATTATGTGGAGCGGCACCGGACAACTGAACAGGAAAGGGACAGCATCGAACATGAAGTAAGTTGTTAGTCAGTTAGCGCCTTCAGGAGAAAATAAGAAAGATGtcactatttttatttttatctggtTTGGGGAAATTGGATGTTCATTAGTTACAGTGTCGCATAACCACGGACTGACTTGTCATATGCTTGATTATGTCTTTTATCATCCGAATATCAGAGCTTCAGAGATAAATAAATTCAGATTTCTTTATTCTTCTCGATTGTTATTATTACTCAAATGTGCTGTTAGTTATATTTTTACTTATTGCATTGCTGGAAGATGAAATTAAGTTTGCTACTTGGTTTCACTTCTGGCATGTTAAGCTGCAAATTTGAACTCCTTTGGCTAGAAACatctttgtcaaaatattttcaACCTCTCTTGCTTTTTTATCTTCTCACTACCCAAGTTTGTGCAGGTTGGGGTCTTCATAAAAGTGTGCAAGGAGCAGATAGATATTCTGCAAAGAAGGATAAAAGATGAACATAAAAACGGGACTTCAAGGCCATGGCTTGGTATTATCGTTGACAATTCCCAACCTGACATTGTGGCTCACAGACACGGTGTGGTATGCAGACATTTTATGCTTCTTGCTTTTACCCGTCCTTTTGATCATTTTGATTCTTTA
This portion of the Papaver somniferum cultivar HN1 chromosome 11, ASM357369v1, whole genome shotgun sequence genome encodes:
- the LOC113322495 gene encoding probable proline transporter 2, translating into MAEFDSGKRKPRDVEISDAKVPETAHQISQDSWLQIAFILTTGINSAYVLGYSGTVMVPLGWVGGSVGLVFAAALSLYANVLLAKIHELGGKRHIRYRDLAGHIYGKNAYALTWALQYINLFMINTGYIILAGQALKAMYVLFRDDHVMKLPYFIVIAGFVCALFAFGVPHLSALRIWLGFSNFFSIIYIVIAFILALNDGKKASPRDYNIPGTTATKIFSCIGGFANLFFSFNTGMLPEIQATVKQPVVGNMVKALVFQFTIGLVPMYAITLMGYWAYGNETSAYLLNNVSGPVWVKAVANISAFLQSVIALHIFASPMYEYLDTKFGPTKGGAFSPSHISFRVLVRGGYLTVNTLVSALLPFLGDFMSLTGAFSTFPLTFILANHMYLMAKKHMLSMPQKSWHWLNITFFSVMSVAAGVSAVRLILADSKTYNIFADL
- the LOC113320493 gene encoding immediate early response 3-interacting protein 1-like, with product MGLWTLLEGFLLLANALAILNEDRFLAPRGWSFAEVSGGRTKSLKGQLIGLIYATQYLRLPLIVLNAITIVVKLVSG